From the Eremothecium cymbalariae DBVPG#7215 chromosome 6, complete sequence genome, one window contains:
- the ALF1 gene encoding Alf1p (similar to Ashbya gossypii AFR054W): MLNLKVSSNLCSTVVRVSLASSCSELAKKLYAVTGVPEKDMKLVFELPMGAKKTYLKEFAELDKKIGEEFPDGVVEVSVTDVNENSIVNMLAHEFENENACENRDNDGVGFQLSEEDYASRGDTVLGWKKREKLGAFNPELHEKLHAERQKQKSAAGGLKLNERCSVRTGGVGGEGGVSQLERRGWLRYIGPIEEGLVDDIWCGVEFDEPLGKNNGTFKGKTYFGPVKPLYGAFVKPTNVETGPQFTPLLDDELSLSDGDEL; this comes from the coding sequence ATGCTTAATTTGAAGGTATCGTCTAATCTATGTTCTACTGTTGTCAGAGTATCGTTAGCCTCATCATGTTCTGAACTGGCTAAGAAACTGTATGCTGTGACTGGTGTCCCGGAGAAGGACATGAAAttggtttttgaattgccCATGGGGGCCAAGAAGACGTACTTGAAAGAGTTTGCTGAGTTGGATAAGAAGATTGGAGAGGAGTTCCCCGATGGGGTAGTTGAGGTTAGTGTAACGGATGTGAACGAGAATTCGATCGTCAACATGCTAGCGCATGAGTtcgaaaatgaaaatgCATGTGAAAATAGGGACAACGATGGTGTTGGGTTCCAGTTATCAGAGGAGGACTATGCAAGCAGGGGGGATACTGTGTTGGGCTGGAAGAAGCGAGAGAAACTGGGTGCCTTTAATCCGGAACTTCATGAGAAGTTGCATGCGGAGAGACAGAAGCAGAAATCCGCTGCTGGTGGTCTGAAGCTAAATGAGCGCTGTTCTGTTAGGACAGGTGGGGTGGGGGGGGAAGGAGGGGTATCTCAGCTTGAAAGACGTGGTTGGCTCAGATATATTGGTCCTATTGAAGAGGGTTTGGTAGATGATATATGGTGTGGTGTTGAGTTTGATGAGCCACTTGGCAAAAACAACGGTACTTTTAAGGGCAAGACATATTTTGGACCAGTAAAACCGCTGTATGGTGCATTCGTAAAGCCTACAAACGTTGAAACTGGTCCTCAGTTCACTCCGCTCTTGGATGACGAGCTATCTCTAAGTGACGGCGATGAATTATGA
- the LSM7 gene encoding Sm-like protein LSM7 (similar to Ashbya gossypii AFR053C), with the protein MSESDKPQQQQQQQGHQQQKKKFEGPKREAILDLAKYKDTKVRVKVMGGRLVIGILKGYDELMNLVLDETVEYLRDEDDSSVILEGKTRNLGLIVIRGTILLSLSPVAGGDLIAGPASN; encoded by the exons ATGAGTGAGAGC GATAAGccccagcagcagcagcagcaacagggacaccagcagcagaaaaagaagtttgaGGGTCCCAAGAGAGAGGCTATTCTTGATCTAGCTAAATATAAAGATACCAAGGTTAGAGTCAAAGTGATGGGTGGACGCCTGGTTATTGGGATATTAAAAGGTTATGATGAGTTGATGAACTTGGTATTGGATGAGACTGTCGAATATTTAAGAGATGAAGACGATTCTTCGGTTATATTGGAAGGCAAAACTAGAAATTTGGGATTGATCGTAATCAGAGGAACTATTTTACTGTCTCTATCTCCAGTTGCAGGTGGTGATCTCATTGCAGGACCGGCCagcaattga
- the FUR1 gene encoding uracil phosphoribosyltransferase (similar to Ashbya gossypii AFR052C), which translates to MASLEPFKNVHLLNQSNQLLGLYTIIRDKNTKRPDFIFYADRIIRLLVEEGLNHLPVMPTTVETHTMQKFEGVSFLGKICGVSIIRAGESMEQGLRDCCRSVRIGKILIQRDEETALPKLFYEKLPQDIADRYVFLLDPMLATGGSAIMATEVLIKRGVKPERISFLNLICCEEGIEAYRARFPDIRIITGAIDKGLDENKYLVPGLGDFGDRYYCI; encoded by the coding sequence ATGGCATCTTTAGAACCATTTAAGAATGTTCACTTGTTAAATCAATCAAACCAGTTGCTTGGTCTTTACACTATAATTAGAGATAAGAATACTAAACGACCAGATTTCATTTTCTATGCAGATAGAATCATTCGGTTGCTTGTTGAGGAAGGACTTAACCATTTACCTGTGATGCCTACAACTGTGGAAACTCATACAATGCAGAAGTTTGAAGGAGTATCCTTTCTGGGTAAGATTTGCGGCGTGTCTATCATTAGAGCAGGTGAATCGATGGAACAAGGATTACGGGACTGCTGTCGATCTGTGAGGATCGGCAAAATCTTGATTCAGAGAGATGAGGAGACTGCGTTACCAAAGTTATTCTATGAAAAGCTGCCGCAGGATATTGCTGATAGATATGTATTCCTGTTGGATCCAATGTTAGCTACTGGGGGAAGTGCTATCATGGCTACGGAAGTGTTAATCAAAAGAGGAGTTAAACCAGAAAGAATCtcatttttgaatttgatttgTTGCGAAGAGGGCATCGAGGCGTATAGAGCCCGATTCCCAGATATTAGGATTATTACTGGCGCTATTGACAAAGGTCTTGACGAGAACAAGTACTTGGTTCCCGGCTTAGGCGACTTTGGTGATAGATATTACTGTATTTAA
- the ARP1 gene encoding actin-related protein 1 (similar to Ashbya gossypii AFR051W), whose product MQEALYNQPIVLDNGSGIIKAGFSGEEKPKCFEYSLIGTVKYNKVMAGGLEGDTFIGNQAQELRGLLKLRHPVEHGIVKNWSDMEHIWSYVFNKSLQLQNVEDHPILITEAPLNPRNNRERMCELLFESFNVPALYVSIQAVLSLYASGRTTGCVVDCGDGCCHAVPVFDGFSIPSSIRRIDIAGRDITEFLQLLLRKTTGVSLLSSSEREVVRIIKEKACYVAKDPHIEEQNFSINPNYTKFKLPDGKTIDLGQEKFRAPEILFQPELIGSEFESLPDMCYQSIEKVDLDLRSLLFSNVLLSGGTSILPGFGDRLLSELKSLSDSQTKIKIFAPPERKYSTWIGGSILSGLSTFKKLWVTRAEWEEAADCIHSRFM is encoded by the coding sequence ATGCAGGAGGCCCTATATAATCAGCCGATTGTCCTAGATAATGGATCGGGAATCATAAAGGCTGGTTTCAGTGGCGAAGAGAAACCAAAGTGTTTTGAATATTCGTTGATTGGAACTGTTAAATACAATAAGGTGATGGCAGGTGGGTTGGAAGGTGATACATTTATTGGAAACCAAGCTCAAGAGCTGAGGGGATTGTTAAAGTTACGTCACCCTGTGGAACATGGAATTGTGAAGAATTGGTCAGATATGGAGCATATATGGAGCTACGTCTTTAATAAGAGTTTGCAACTGCAGAATGTAGAGGATCATCCAATTCTCATTACTGAAGCACCTTTGAATCCCAGAAATAATCGAGAACGGATGTGCGAGTTATTATTTGAGTCATTCAATGTTCCAGCATTATATGTTTCTATCCAAGCGGTTCTTTCATTATATGCTAGTGGCAGAACTACTGGTTGTGTAGTAGATTGTGGGGATGGTTGCTGTCATGCTGTTCCAGTTTTTGACGGGTTTTCCAtaccttcttcaattaGACGAATTGATATTGCAGGTCGTGATATTACTGAATTTTTACAGCTACTACTTAGGAAAACAACAGGCGTTTCATTACTTTCCAGTAGTGAGAGAGAAGTTGTTAGGATCATCAAAGAAAAGGCATGCTATGTGGCTAAGGATCCACATATCGAGGAGCAAAATTTCTCAATTAACCCAAACTACACGAAGTTTAAGTTACCTGATGGTAAGACGATAGATTTGGGCCAGGAAAAATTCAGGGCCCCTGAAATTTTATTCCAGCCAGAACTAATTGGATCTGAGTTTGAAAGCTTACCAGATATGTGCTATCAAAGTATTGAAAAAGTGGATCTTGATTTGCGAAgcttattattttctaaCGTTTTATTGAGCGGGGGTACTTCAATTCTCCCAGGGTTTGGTGACCGATTATTAAGCGAATTGAAATCTTTGTCAGACTCCCAAACTAAAATCAAGATCTTTGCACCACCAGAACGAAAGTATAGCACTTGGATTGGCGGTTCAATCTTGTCAGGTCTATCAACGTTTAAAAAGCTATGGGTTACTAGAGCTGAGTGGGAAGAAGCTGCAGATTGCATTCACTCGAGATTTATGTGA